The following proteins are encoded in a genomic region of Flammeovirga pectinis:
- a CDS encoding aldehyde dehydrogenase family protein, protein MNTSVIIDNNTQNIEDIFIHLKKNATTIKKTSVKERIKKLEKLEHYILDHRDEIHEAIYKDLKKHPVEVDTSEVLTIVGLIRHTKKHLKSWMKPNKVSTPLSMLGTSSYVLHEPKGVCLIIAPWNYPFYLAISPLIYAIAAGNTVAIKPSELSEHTSLYIQKMISMLYSIDEVVVILGGVDVSTTLLKQKFNHIFFTGSSNVGKVVMKAAVNNLASVTLELGGKSPTVICKDADLKDASDKITWGKFLNAGQTCIAPDYALIHKSVEKEFVEQMTNTINEFYSPNGELIKASPDLCRIINKDHFNRLKGLLEDASEKGATIIMNGEMDEATKYMPPTLVTNVTNDMRLMQEEIFGPIYPIKSYDKIEEAFEIIEEKEKPLALYIFAKKKKTIKKVLQNTTAGGTCINETILHINNPDLPFGGINNSGIGKSHGKYGFVGFSNQRAVLKNRVGLTSVKPVYPPYGKLASKLTDFIIKYF, encoded by the coding sequence ATGAATACATCAGTAATTATCGATAATAACACTCAAAATATTGAAGATATATTCATTCACCTAAAGAAGAATGCCACTACCATTAAAAAGACTTCGGTAAAAGAACGTATCAAGAAATTAGAAAAATTAGAACATTATATATTAGACCACAGAGATGAAATTCATGAGGCTATTTATAAAGATCTCAAAAAACATCCTGTAGAAGTAGATACATCAGAAGTACTAACTATAGTAGGATTAATACGTCATACTAAAAAGCATTTAAAATCTTGGATGAAACCCAATAAGGTAAGTACTCCTTTAAGTATGTTGGGTACTTCTTCTTATGTATTACATGAGCCTAAAGGAGTGTGTTTAATTATTGCACCTTGGAACTATCCTTTCTATTTGGCTATCTCTCCTTTAATATATGCAATAGCTGCAGGAAATACTGTTGCAATTAAACCTTCTGAGCTATCTGAACATACATCTTTATATATTCAAAAGATGATTTCTATGCTCTATTCTATTGATGAAGTGGTAGTTATACTCGGAGGGGTTGATGTTTCTACAACACTACTTAAACAAAAGTTTAATCATATCTTTTTTACGGGTAGTTCTAACGTAGGAAAAGTAGTGATGAAAGCTGCGGTAAATAACTTAGCATCAGTCACTTTAGAGTTAGGAGGGAAGTCTCCAACGGTTATTTGTAAGGATGCTGATTTAAAAGATGCTTCTGATAAAATTACATGGGGTAAATTCTTAAATGCTGGTCAGACTTGTATAGCTCCAGATTATGCTTTAATCCATAAATCTGTAGAAAAAGAATTTGTAGAGCAGATGACAAATACTATTAATGAGTTTTACTCTCCTAATGGTGAACTAATAAAAGCATCTCCAGATTTGTGTCGTATTATAAATAAAGATCACTTTAATAGATTAAAAGGTCTTTTAGAGGATGCTTCTGAAAAAGGAGCTACGATTATAATGAATGGTGAAATGGATGAAGCTACAAAATATATGCCTCCAACATTAGTGACCAATGTAACAAATGATATGCGCTTAATGCAAGAGGAAATATTTGGCCCTATTTATCCTATCAAATCATATGATAAGATTGAAGAAGCTTTTGAAATAATTGAAGAAAAAGAGAAACCTTTAGCGTTATATATCTTTGCAAAGAAAAAGAAAACAATAAAAAAAGTGCTTCAGAATACAACTGCAGGAGGTACTTGTATTAACGAAACTATCTTACATATCAATAATCCTGATTTACCTTTTGGAGGTATTAATAATAGTGGCATTGGTAAATCGCATGGTAAATATGGCTTTGTTGGGTTTTCAAATCAAAGAGCAGTTTTAAAAAATAGAGTAGGTTTAACTAGTGTAAAACCTGTCTATCCACCCTATGGAAAATTAGCAAGTAAGTTGACTGATTTTATTATAAAGTATTTTTAG
- the metG gene encoding methionine--tRNA ligase, producing MSKHYNRYTVTAALPYANGPLHIGHIAGAYLPADIYVRSLRQKGKDVAFICGSDEHGAAITIRAQKDGITPQDIIDKYNKNIRETFENFGISFDLFHRTSAPIHHETAQDFFKVLNDKGQFELKESSQYYDEEAKQFLADRYITGTCPKCGNEGAYGDQCEKCGSALSPTDLIDPKSQITGATPTLKTTRHWYLPMNKHEDWLREWIVDGKLDGREHHNPAEWKNSVLGQCKSWLDQGLQPRAMTRDLDWGVKVPVEGADGKVLYVWLDAPIGYISATKDWAAKEGKNWEDYWKKADTKLVHFIGKDNIVFHCLIFPILLKAHGEGYILPDNVPANEFLNLEGAKLSTSRNWAVWLHEYLEDLPGREDELRYVLTSIAPENKDSEFTWKDYQERINNELVAILGNFINRAVVLTHKYFKGEVPVAGEFTPMENDIIEEMKAIPLRVEKLIGQYKFKEGLIEAMKLARLGNKYLADTEPWKLYKQDPELVKTILNMSLQIAANLAITIDPFLPNTAKKIQNMLGMESLDWDKVGSPDLITAYDRLAPAELLFSKVEDKTIEEQIEKLEKTKIAQTPVEPQKDETTFDDFQKMDIRVGTIVEAIKVKKAKKLLQLTVDTGIDKRTVVSGIADFFAPEDVIGKQVSILINLAPRKIRGIESEGMILMAEDKDGSLTFVSPSAQVSEGSTIR from the coding sequence ATGTCAAAGCATTATAATAGATATACAGTAACTGCGGCATTGCCGTATGCAAATGGTCCTTTACATATCGGACATATTGCAGGTGCGTATTTACCAGCAGATATTTACGTTAGATCATTACGTCAGAAAGGAAAAGATGTAGCATTTATTTGTGGAAGTGATGAGCACGGTGCTGCAATCACTATTCGTGCACAAAAAGATGGTATCACACCTCAAGATATTATTGATAAGTACAATAAGAATATCAGAGAGACTTTTGAGAACTTCGGTATTTCTTTTGATTTATTCCATAGAACTTCTGCTCCTATTCATCATGAAACGGCACAAGATTTCTTTAAGGTTTTAAATGATAAAGGACAATTTGAATTAAAAGAGTCTTCTCAATATTATGATGAAGAAGCTAAGCAATTTCTTGCAGATAGATATATTACTGGTACTTGCCCAAAATGTGGTAACGAAGGTGCTTATGGAGATCAGTGTGAAAAATGTGGTTCAGCATTAAGTCCAACAGATTTAATAGATCCTAAATCTCAAATTACTGGAGCTACTCCTACTTTAAAAACTACTCGCCATTGGTATTTGCCAATGAACAAGCACGAAGATTGGCTTCGTGAATGGATTGTAGATGGTAAGTTAGATGGTAGAGAACACCATAACCCTGCAGAATGGAAAAATTCTGTTTTAGGACAATGTAAATCTTGGCTAGATCAAGGGTTACAACCTAGAGCTATGACAAGGGATCTAGACTGGGGTGTAAAAGTTCCTGTAGAAGGTGCTGATGGTAAAGTTTTATATGTTTGGTTAGATGCTCCAATTGGCTATATTTCAGCAACAAAAGATTGGGCGGCTAAAGAAGGTAAAAACTGGGAAGATTATTGGAAAAAGGCTGATACTAAGCTAGTTCACTTTATTGGTAAAGACAATATTGTATTCCACTGTTTAATATTTCCTATCTTATTAAAAGCACATGGCGAAGGATATATCTTACCAGATAATGTTCCTGCAAATGAGTTTTTAAATTTAGAAGGTGCTAAGTTATCAACATCACGTAATTGGGCTGTTTGGTTACACGAGTATTTAGAAGATTTACCTGGTAGAGAAGACGAATTACGTTATGTATTAACATCGATTGCACCAGAGAATAAAGATTCTGAATTTACTTGGAAAGATTATCAAGAGCGTATAAATAATGAGTTGGTTGCTATTCTTGGTAACTTTATTAACAGAGCAGTTGTACTTACTCACAAATACTTTAAAGGGGAAGTACCTGTAGCTGGAGAATTTACACCAATGGAAAATGATATCATTGAAGAAATGAAAGCAATTCCATTACGTGTAGAAAAGTTAATTGGTCAATATAAATTTAAAGAAGGACTAATTGAGGCAATGAAATTGGCTCGTTTAGGTAACAAATATTTAGCAGATACTGAACCTTGGAAATTGTATAAACAAGATCCTGAGTTGGTAAAAACTATATTAAATATGTCGCTTCAAATTGCGGCAAACTTGGCTATTACTATCGATCCATTCTTGCCAAATACGGCTAAGAAAATTCAGAACATGTTAGGCATGGAATCTCTGGATTGGGATAAAGTAGGTAGCCCAGATTTAATTACTGCTTATGATCGTTTGGCTCCTGCTGAACTATTATTTAGTAAAGTAGAAGATAAAACTATTGAGGAACAGATAGAGAAGTTAGAGAAAACTAAAATTGCTCAAACTCCTGTAGAACCTCAAAAAGATGAAACTACTTTTGATGATTTTCAAAAAATGGATATCCGTGTAGGAACCATTGTTGAAGCAATAAAAGTAAAGAAGGCAAAAAAATTATTACAACTTACAGTAGATACAGGAATTGACAAAAGGACTGTAGTAAGTGGTATTGCAGATTTCTTTGCTCCAGAAGATGTAATTGGAAAACAGGTTTCTATTTTGATTAACCTTGCACCAAGAAAAATTAGAGGAATAGAATCGGAAGGTATGATTCTGATGGCAGAAGATAAAGACGGTTCTTTAACGTTTGTATCTCCATCTGCACAAGTATCAGAAGGAAGTACTATTAGATAA